The genomic interval GATACTCCTTCACCAATCGCCAGCCCGTCACCCGCCGCATCGGGGAGCGGATCAAGCCGACGCTGACGCTGGCCTTCTCCGCCCTCTTCCTGTCCTACCTGATCGCCATCCCGATCGGGGTGCTTTCGGCTGTGCGGCAGTACTCGCTCCTGGACTACGCGGCCACGATCTTTTCCTTCCTGGGCGTCTCCATACCCTCGTTCTTCTTCGGTCTGTTGATGATCTACATCTTCGCGCTCAAGCTGGATCTGCTGCCCACGGGGGGGACGCAGACCATCGGCGCTCCGCCGACGTGGGGCGACCGTCTGGCGCATCTGGTGCTGCCGATGATCGTCCTCAGCCTCCAGAATACAGGGGTGGTCATGCGCTATACCCGGTCCAGCATGTTGGACGTGATCCATCAGGATTACGTGCGCACGGCGCGGGCCAAGGGGCTGCACGGGCGCGTGGTGATCTTCCGTCACGCGCTGCGCAACGCCCTGATCCCGGTGATCACCCTGGCGGGCCTGCAGTTCCCCTTCCTGCTGGGCGGGGCCATCATCACCGAGCAGATCTTCAACTGGCCGGGGATGGGGCGGCTGGCGGTGGAGGCCATCAACCAGCGCGACTATCCCACGATCATGGGACTGAACCTGCTGGCTGCGGTGATGGTCATCATCGGCAACCTGCTGGCGGATGTGTTCTACGGCATCGTGGATCCGCGGATCCGGTACGCGAGGGATTAAGCCATGACCATCGGTGAGACGCACACGGAACAGGGTGAACATCCTGATCCGGCGGAGGCGTTGACGGCTGCAGGGCTTCGCCATGAGCAGATCTCCATGACCCGGCTGATCTGGCGACGATTCCGGCAGCACCGTCTGGCGGTCATATCCAGCGTCGTGTTCCTGATCGTCGTGTTGACCGCCGTGTTCGCCGACGTGATCGCCCCGTACGATCCCTACTACATCGATCCCACCGTGTTCGATCAGGCGCCGACGCCCGCGCATCCCCTGGGCACCGATCGGGTGGGCCGGGACGTGCTGAGCCGGCTCATCTACGGCGGCCGGGTATCCCTGTCCGTGGGTGTGGTGGCGGTCAGCATCTACATGGTGATCGGCACGATGCTGGGGGCGCTGGCGGGCTACTACGGGGGATGGGTGGATGGCGTGATCTCACGCCTGGTGGATATCGTCCTCTCCTTCCCCACGCTGATGTTGATCCTGGTGTTGGTCAGCCTGCTGGGG from Chloroflexota bacterium carries:
- a CDS encoding ABC transporter permease, coding for MAKYILQRLLVSIPVLFGVTVIAYFIMTLAPGDAVDMLVNPGLSAEDIALKKKALGLDQPAPVQYIKWLKEVAHGNLGYSFTNRQPVTRRIGERIKPTLTLAFSALFLSYLIAIPIGVLSAVRQYSLLDYAATIFSFLGVSIPSFFFGLLMIYIFALKLDLLPTGGTQTIGAPPTWGDRLAHLVLPMIVLSLQNTGVVMRYTRSSMLDVIHQDYVRTARAKGLHGRVVIFRHALRNALIPVITLAGLQFPFLLGGAIITEQIFNWPGMGRLAVEAINQRDYPTIMGLNLLAAVMVIIGNLLADVFYGIVDPRIRYARD
- a CDS encoding ABC transporter permease, with product MTIGETHTEQGEHPDPAEALTAAGLRHEQISMTRLIWRRFRQHRLAVISSVVFLIVVLTAVFADVIAPYDPYYIDPTVFDQAPTPAHPLGTDRVGRDVLSRLIYGGRVSLSVGVVAVSIYMVIGTMLGALAGYYGGWVDGVISRLVDIVLSFPTLMLILVLVSLLGPGLRNIMLVLGLLGWPQVARIVRGEFLRLRVQDFILAAEVVGATNRRIIVRHILPNAMGPMLVAATFGVANAILSESALSFLGLGVQPPTASWGQMLNEAQSLTILESKPWLWVPPGMMILISVLSINFIGDSLRDALDPQLRR